A window of the Natrinema salifodinae genome harbors these coding sequences:
- a CDS encoding SLC13 family permease encodes MIHANLSECHKRLLQFCIAVIGTVAIAAAPTPSGLEISGQYAIATMFFAGVLWVTGAFPLAVTALTIPVLLTGTGIYDDMDTALAGFADHLIFLFLAGFMLANAIQKYNIDRRIALYSMVKMGSSPRRLILAVMLVTAGLSMWVSNTATTAMMTPIAVGVLTQVLSRDELASADQAAETTDAAGTAAASDGGTAEVAPEFTNLQIGMLLGTAYAASIGGVGTIIGTPPNAILVGQLNAVLDYEIGFADWLLIGFPVVVVTLPLVWVLLTYVLYPPEITGVDDARAAAREQLAEEGALSPRGKRVAMIFAATAGLWVLGGLGEFFDPYLPSVWMTTLFGGDGATVFGVAGHQGLLYYVMVGVAAVPALVLADTMEWDELVDIDWGTLLLFGGGISLANALADTGATEWIAETVFSGLVGAPILLVIAAVVLLVVFLTEMTSNAATTSIIVPILISLGSVFSATLGLSDFSTALFLAVAGTIAASFAFALPVATPPNAIVFGSGYVEQRHMLRTGLILNAIMTAVLTGLIWLLFTFVWPHLLW; translated from the coding sequence ATGATACATGCCAACCTGAGTGAGTGTCACAAGCGATTGCTGCAGTTTTGCATCGCGGTTATTGGGACGGTAGCGATCGCGGCCGCCCCGACGCCGTCGGGGCTTGAGATCTCAGGTCAGTACGCGATCGCGACGATGTTCTTCGCGGGCGTCCTCTGGGTCACCGGCGCGTTCCCGCTCGCGGTCACCGCGTTGACGATCCCGGTCTTGCTGACCGGCACGGGCATCTACGACGACATGGACACCGCGCTCGCGGGCTTCGCCGATCACCTCATCTTCCTGTTTCTGGCCGGATTCATGCTCGCGAACGCGATCCAGAAGTACAACATCGACCGCCGGATCGCGCTGTACTCGATGGTCAAGATGGGGAGTTCTCCCCGTCGACTCATCCTCGCCGTGATGCTCGTGACCGCCGGCCTCTCGATGTGGGTCTCGAACACCGCGACGACCGCGATGATGACGCCCATCGCCGTCGGCGTCCTCACGCAGGTTCTCAGCCGCGACGAGCTGGCGTCGGCCGACCAGGCGGCCGAGACTACCGACGCGGCCGGGACCGCGGCGGCGTCCGACGGCGGGACCGCCGAGGTCGCGCCCGAGTTTACGAACCTCCAGATCGGGATGCTCCTCGGGACCGCCTACGCCGCGAGCATCGGGGGTGTCGGAACGATCATCGGAACGCCGCCGAACGCGATCCTCGTCGGCCAACTCAACGCCGTTCTGGACTACGAGATCGGGTTCGCGGACTGGCTGCTCATCGGATTCCCGGTCGTCGTCGTGACGCTCCCGCTCGTCTGGGTCCTCCTCACGTACGTCCTCTACCCGCCCGAGATCACCGGCGTCGACGACGCTCGCGCGGCCGCTCGGGAGCAACTCGCGGAGGAGGGCGCGCTCAGTCCGCGCGGTAAGCGGGTCGCGATGATCTTCGCCGCGACGGCCGGCCTCTGGGTCCTCGGCGGCCTCGGAGAGTTCTTCGACCCGTACCTCCCGAGCGTCTGGATGACGACGCTCTTCGGCGGTGACGGGGCGACCGTTTTCGGCGTCGCCGGTCATCAGGGACTTCTCTACTACGTGATGGTCGGCGTCGCCGCGGTGCCCGCGCTCGTGCTCGCGGACACGATGGAGTGGGACGAACTCGTCGACATCGACTGGGGAACGCTGCTGCTGTTCGGCGGCGGCATCTCACTGGCCAACGCCCTCGCCGACACGGGCGCGACCGAGTGGATCGCGGAAACCGTCTTCAGCGGACTCGTCGGCGCACCGATCCTGCTCGTCATCGCCGCGGTCGTGTTGCTCGTCGTCTTCCTAACCGAGATGACCTCCAACGCCGCGACGACCAGTATCATCGTCCCCATCCTGATCAGCCTCGGAAGCGTCTTCTCCGCGACGCTCGGCCTCTCCGACTTCTCGACGGCGCTGTTCCTCGCAGTCGCCGGGACCATCGCCGCGAGCTTCGCGTTCGCGCTCCCGGTCGCGACCCCGCCGAACGCCATCGTGTTCGGCAGCGGCTACGTCGAGCAGCGCCACATGCTCCGGACGGGACTCATCCTGAACGCCATCATGACGGCCGTCCTGACGGGCCTCATCTGGCTGCTCTTCACCTTCGTCTGGCCCCACCTCCTGTGGTAA
- a CDS encoding M24 family metallopeptidase gives MNVDADLSALREYLASAGVDGYLIDDDAEDADQRYVSGFTAPDPYQTLVTRDGGVHLLVSGLEYGRASTDADADSVTRRAAYDYQELVADHGQYEGTVRTIAAFLADRGVDSIAVPHAFPTGTADGLRERGIDVAVEREGIVADIRATKTDWEIEQIRESQRANQAAMARAEELIATADVEDGILVRDGEPLTSERVKEEIEVTLLRHGCALDETIVACGADGADPHDRGSGPLEPDELIVIDIFPRDKETGYFADMTRTFARGDPGAEARRRYEVTREAYEAALGAVEAGVTGADVHGVACDVIERAGYETLRSDPNTDTGFIHSTGHGVGLDIHEQPSVAPAGGELEPGHVISIEPGIYDPAVGGVRIEDLVVVTENGYENLTDYRVALEPTAD, from the coding sequence ATGAACGTGGACGCGGACCTCTCCGCCCTCCGCGAGTACCTCGCATCGGCGGGCGTGGACGGCTACCTGATCGACGACGACGCCGAGGACGCCGACCAGCGGTACGTCTCCGGCTTCACCGCACCCGACCCCTACCAGACGCTCGTGACCCGCGACGGCGGCGTCCACCTGCTCGTCTCCGGCCTCGAGTACGGCCGGGCGAGCACGGACGCCGACGCGGACTCGGTCACCAGGCGGGCCGCCTACGACTACCAGGAACTCGTCGCCGACCACGGGCAGTACGAGGGGACGGTCCGGACGATCGCGGCGTTTCTCGCCGACCGCGGCGTCGACTCGATTGCGGTCCCCCACGCCTTTCCGACCGGAACGGCGGACGGACTGCGCGAGCGCGGGATCGACGTGGCGGTCGAACGCGAGGGCATCGTCGCGGACATCCGCGCGACGAAGACCGACTGGGAGATCGAGCAAATTCGGGAGAGCCAGCGGGCCAACCAGGCCGCGATGGCCAGGGCCGAGGAGCTAATCGCGACCGCGGACGTCGAAGATGGGATCCTCGTCCGCGACGGCGAACCGCTGACCAGCGAGCGGGTCAAAGAGGAGATCGAAGTCACCCTGTTGCGCCACGGCTGCGCCCTCGACGAGACCATCGTCGCCTGCGGGGCCGACGGCGCTGACCCCCACGATCGCGGCAGCGGGCCGCTCGAGCCCGACGAACTGATCGTGATCGACATCTTCCCGCGGGACAAGGAGACGGGCTACTTCGCGGACATGACCCGCACCTTCGCCCGCGGCGATCCCGGCGCGGAGGCCAGGCGGCGCTACGAGGTCACCCGGGAGGCCTACGAGGCAGCCCTCGGCGCGGTCGAAGCCGGCGTTACCGGCGCGGATGTCCACGGCGTGGCCTGCGACGTGATCGAGCGAGCGGGCTACGAGACGCTGCGGAGCGATCCGAACACCGACACGGGATTCATCCACAGCACCGGCCACGGCGTCGGCCTCGACATCCACGAGCAACCGAGCGTCGCGCCGGCCGGCGGCGAACTCGAGCCCGGTCACGTGATCTCGATCGAGCCGGGGATCTACGATCCCGCGGTCGGCGGCGTCCGCATCGAGGACCTGGTGGTCGTCACCGAGAACGGCTACGAGAACCTGACCGACTACCGCGTGGCCCTCGAGCCGACGGCCGACTGA
- a CDS encoding LolA family protein: MRRRRVLTASAAMALAGCVSYPTSDADAPASDALVRDAIETRRRMHDLAGRRTMTVETPDGTVERTERVTGQPPAKQRIEVVESTDPDVPVGSVTVTNRAVTWEYNPATETVDKRYHPNKTDTDRTRRVLEDFLDEYRLEYAGTATVDGRDAHVIETRPPVDDIGPTIDLVVGDTMFVVPLQATADAAEMTVSRTVWIDDEYRYPVKERNAITEDGETRHSLTVAYEDLSIDEGVDSGTFTYEPPAEAAVVTDGPEPEGVFESRADAAAVTPYDLPDPDVPGRFVLDRVTVVEKAERFGTTTTLWYNDPNVVARECYVAVREVQRFSPDAPTLEEIEIDGHAAYRRDGRKQSIFWTCDELTYEVTSLTDDTPIVEIAASIGCQ; this comes from the coding sequence ATGCGCCGCCGACGGGTTCTGACAGCGAGCGCGGCGATGGCCCTCGCCGGCTGCGTCAGCTATCCCACGTCCGACGCCGACGCGCCCGCAAGCGACGCGCTCGTTCGGGATGCGATCGAGACGCGTCGACGCATGCACGATCTCGCGGGCCGGCGAACGATGACGGTCGAGACCCCGGACGGGACCGTCGAACGGACCGAACGGGTGACCGGGCAACCGCCGGCTAAACAGCGGATCGAGGTCGTCGAGTCGACCGATCCGGACGTTCCGGTCGGCTCGGTCACCGTGACGAACCGGGCGGTCACCTGGGAGTACAATCCGGCGACGGAGACGGTGGACAAGCGGTATCACCCGAACAAGACCGACACCGACCGGACGCGCCGCGTGCTCGAGGACTTCCTCGACGAGTATCGGCTCGAGTACGCGGGGACGGCGACCGTCGACGGCCGCGACGCGCACGTCATCGAGACGCGGCCGCCGGTCGACGACATCGGACCGACGATCGACCTCGTCGTCGGGGACACGATGTTCGTCGTCCCGCTGCAGGCGACCGCTGACGCGGCGGAGATGACGGTTTCGCGGACCGTCTGGATCGACGACGAGTACCGGTATCCGGTCAAGGAGCGCAACGCGATCACCGAGGACGGCGAGACGCGCCACAGCCTGACCGTCGCGTACGAGGATCTCTCGATCGACGAGGGGGTCGACTCGGGAACGTTCACCTACGAGCCGCCGGCCGAAGCGGCCGTCGTCACCGACGGCCCCGAGCCCGAGGGCGTTTTCGAGTCCCGGGCGGACGCCGCGGCGGTCACGCCGTACGACCTGCCGGATCCGGACGTCCCAGGCAGATTCGTACTCGATCGGGTCACCGTCGTCGAGAAGGCCGAGCGGTTCGGGACGACAACGACGTTGTGGTACAACGATCCGAACGTAGTCGCGCGCGAGTGCTACGTGGCCGTCCGGGAGGTCCAACGGTTCAGCCCCGACGCGCCGACGCTCGAGGAGATCGAAATCGACGGGCACGCGGCCTACCGCCGCGACGGCCGGAAACAGAGCATCTTCTGGACCTGCGATGAGCTGACCTACGAGGTCACGAGCCTGACGGACGACACCCCGATCGTCGAAATCGCGGCTTCGATCGGCTGTCAGTGA
- the aroA gene encoding 3-phosphoshikimate 1-carboxyvinyltransferase, which translates to MNVTITPSAVAGTARAPPSKSYTHRAILAAGYADGATVRDALWSADTRATARAVELFGGDVDRADDGTLEIDGFDGRPEVPADVIDCGNSGTTMRLVTAAAALADGTTVLTGDESLRSRPQGPLLEALADLDAEAFSTRGNGQAPLVVPGPLAGGEVSIPGDVSSQYITALLLAGAVTDEGIAIDLETELKSAPYVDITLEMLEDFGVEARKTDAGFEADGGQSYAPAGGEYAVPGDFSSISYPLAAGAIASDEGLRIEGANPSAQGDTAIVEIVERMGADVDWDRDAGVIDVSKAPLSGIEVSVEDTPDLLPTIATLGAVADGDTRITNAEHVRYKETDRVSAMAEELGKMGVETTEREDSLTIHGGESTLEGATVSGRDDHRIIMALALAGLVADGETTVEGADHVDVSFPGFFDLLADLGVDLERDDA; encoded by the coding sequence ATGAACGTCACTATCACGCCCTCGGCCGTCGCGGGGACGGCGCGAGCACCGCCCTCGAAGAGCTACACCCACCGGGCGATCCTCGCGGCCGGATACGCCGACGGCGCGACCGTCCGCGACGCGCTCTGGAGCGCAGACACGCGAGCGACCGCCCGCGCCGTGGAACTGTTCGGCGGCGACGTCGACCGAGCCGACGACGGCACGCTCGAGATCGACGGCTTCGACGGCCGCCCCGAGGTGCCGGCGGACGTCATCGACTGCGGAAACAGCGGCACGACGATGCGGCTCGTCACGGCCGCTGCGGCCCTCGCCGACGGCACGACCGTCCTGACCGGCGACGAATCCCTCCGCTCGCGGCCCCAAGGTCCGCTGCTCGAGGCGTTGGCCGACCTCGACGCCGAGGCGTTCAGCACGCGCGGGAACGGCCAGGCGCCCCTGGTCGTCCCCGGACCGCTCGCGGGCGGCGAGGTCTCGATCCCGGGCGACGTCTCCTCGCAGTACATCACCGCCCTGCTGCTGGCCGGCGCGGTGACCGACGAGGGGATCGCGATCGATCTCGAGACGGAACTCAAGTCCGCGCCGTACGTCGACATCACGCTTGAGATGCTCGAAGACTTCGGCGTCGAGGCCCGAAAGACCGATGCCGGGTTCGAAGCCGACGGCGGCCAGTCGTACGCGCCCGCCGGCGGCGAGTACGCGGTGCCTGGCGACTTCTCCTCGATCTCGTACCCGCTTGCCGCCGGCGCGATCGCGAGCGACGAGGGCCTCCGCATCGAGGGCGCGAATCCGAGCGCGCAGGGCGACACCGCCATCGTCGAGATCGTCGAGCGCATGGGCGCCGACGTCGACTGGGACCGCGACGCGGGCGTGATCGACGTCTCGAAGGCCCCGCTCTCCGGAATCGAGGTCTCCGTCGAGGATACCCCGGACCTGCTGCCGACGATCGCGACCCTCGGGGCGGTCGCCGACGGCGACACGCGCATTACGAACGCCGAGCACGTCCGATACAAGGAGACCGACCGCGTGAGTGCGATGGCCGAAGAGTTGGGCAAGATGGGCGTCGAGACGACCGAGCGGGAGGACTCGCTGACGATCCACGGCGGCGAGTCGACCCTCGAAGGCGCGACCGTCTCCGGCCGCGACGACCACCGGATCATCATGGCGCTGGCGCTGGCCGGCCTGGTCGCCGACGGCGAGACGACCGTCGAGGGCGCCGACCACGTCGACGTCTCGTTCCCCGGGTTCTTCGACTTGCTCGCTGATCTGGGGGTCGACCTCGAGCGCGACGACGCGTAA